A genomic region of Pseudomonas frederiksbergensis contains the following coding sequences:
- a CDS encoding c-type cytochrome, translating into MKKAAVLTLALMLNTGVFSTPAEAAGDAEAGEKLFNRICGGCHQVGESARGSFGPQLNAIFGRHAGSTTDYQYSSSMKSSGVVWTRETLAAYIEAPKKVVPGTRMIFWGISDPEKIENLLTYLQTFQPQ; encoded by the coding sequence ATGAAGAAAGCCGCAGTACTAACCCTTGCCTTGATGCTCAATACAGGCGTATTCAGCACGCCCGCAGAAGCGGCCGGCGATGCTGAAGCGGGTGAGAAACTCTTTAACCGGATATGCGGCGGCTGCCACCAGGTCGGGGAGTCGGCACGGGGTTCTTTTGGACCGCAGCTCAATGCCATTTTTGGGCGCCATGCTGGCAGCACGACGGACTACCAGTACTCTTCCTCGATGAAATCATCAGGCGTCGTCTGGACCCGCGAAACGCTGGCCGCCTACATCGAAGCTCCAAAAAAAGTAGTCCCCGGGACCCGCATGATTTTTTGGGGTATCAGCGATCCGGAAAAGATCGAAAACCTGTTGACCTACCTTCAGACATTTCAGCCGCAATAA
- a CDS encoding phytanoyl-CoA dioxygenase family protein, with protein sequence MGTTERLSSLTASRLRALHREGFVVLPGVLDSARITALRTAIDGLKPEHWDYSGRLDHYKCVFNRDPFWLPFLDLNGIIELAEAALGDDCHVIGQTAWRCHPGFVGAPLHLDYLAMELPQSLLVDPAFELPMQICTAQLYLDDIDADLSPTRVIPGSHRAGRPPARGEIQWHGCTAKPVLCRAGDLLMLRSELWHAGSDNRTLDRVRYLLQVHYGRRMVAQKFSPYLHWRFNPSVLAAATPRQRRLLGEHQEAEYD encoded by the coding sequence ATGGGTACCACCGAGCGCTTGTCATCACTGACCGCCAGCCGTCTGCGGGCCTTGCACCGGGAAGGTTTCGTGGTGCTGCCCGGCGTGCTGGATAGCGCCCGGATTACCGCGCTGCGCACTGCAATCGATGGTCTGAAACCCGAGCACTGGGACTACAGCGGCCGGCTCGATCATTACAAGTGCGTGTTCAACCGCGATCCGTTTTGGCTGCCGTTTCTCGACCTGAACGGGATCATCGAACTGGCCGAAGCTGCCTTGGGAGACGATTGTCACGTCATTGGCCAGACCGCCTGGCGCTGCCATCCCGGCTTCGTCGGGGCCCCATTGCATCTGGATTACCTGGCGATGGAGCTGCCGCAAAGCCTGCTGGTCGACCCGGCCTTCGAGTTGCCGATGCAGATCTGCACCGCGCAACTCTACCTCGACGATATCGATGCCGACCTCAGTCCTACTCGGGTGATACCCGGTAGCCACCGAGCCGGGCGGCCGCCTGCTCGCGGTGAAATCCAGTGGCATGGCTGTACAGCGAAGCCGGTGCTGTGTCGAGCCGGGGATTTGCTGATGTTACGCAGTGAACTGTGGCACGCCGGTAGCGACAATCGAACTCTCGACCGCGTGCGCTACCTGTTGCAGGTACACTACGGCCGACGCATGGTGGCGCAGAAGTTCTCGCCTTACCTGCACTGGCGCTTCAATCCGAGCGTGCTGGCCGCCGCGACACCACGTCAACGGCGCCTGCTGGGAGAGCATCAGGAAGCGGAATACGACTGA
- a CDS encoding cell wall hydrolase, with the protein MRQIWIATCLAITLIGGQVSAADQEQNKEVAVDKAQVLEQKTADKGSVSPVPKAEAITPSEAQAVDPAGKAPLKDAITCLSRTVFWEAKGGELADMEAVANVVLNRLGHEGFPGTVCEVVKQGSEKHACQFSWWCDRRSDQADEDAPYAVATEIARKALNHQLTDRTHGAMYFHGKNVKPEWAKEYIKTAETKKFLFYKPRDGTAR; encoded by the coding sequence ATGCGCCAGATCTGGATAGCCACCTGCCTCGCAATAACCCTTATCGGGGGCCAGGTGAGCGCGGCTGACCAAGAGCAAAACAAGGAGGTGGCGGTGGACAAGGCGCAGGTCCTGGAACAGAAAACCGCAGATAAGGGCAGTGTGTCGCCCGTGCCCAAAGCCGAGGCGATTACGCCCTCTGAAGCGCAGGCGGTCGATCCGGCGGGCAAAGCACCTTTAAAGGATGCAATTACCTGCCTTTCACGCACTGTTTTCTGGGAGGCCAAAGGTGGGGAATTGGCCGATATGGAAGCTGTCGCCAATGTTGTTTTGAACCGGCTCGGCCATGAAGGTTTTCCGGGTACCGTGTGCGAGGTGGTCAAACAAGGTTCGGAAAAGCATGCCTGCCAGTTTTCGTGGTGGTGTGATCGACGTTCGGATCAAGCCGACGAAGACGCTCCCTATGCGGTTGCTACGGAAATAGCGCGAAAAGCGCTCAACCACCAGCTCACGGACCGCACCCACGGCGCCATGTATTTCCACGGCAAGAACGTGAAGCCCGAGTGGGCCAAGGAATACATCAAGACCGCCGAGACCAAAAAATTTCTCTTCTACAAGCCTCGCGACGGTACCGCACGATAG